In Candidatus Brocadia sp., a single window of DNA contains:
- a CDS encoding cobyric acid synthase codes for MTNKSIMIQGTGSHVGKSILVCALCRILKQDGYRVAPFKAQNMALNSFVTKDGKEMGRAQVAQAEAAGIEPTIEMNPILLKPTGDCGSQVVIMGKPIGNMTAREYYQKKSEFVSIIKEAYHKLKNQFDIIVIEGAGSPAEINLKDGDIVNMGMAEMASAPVLLVTDIDRGGAFAWLVGTLELLTADERDRIKGVVFNKFRGDKGILQSGLDMLENRIKKPVLGVIPYIHNISIDDEDSVSLEYLGDNDRNRVNNDLTEQPCLNQVQNRDQGSGVWGQNTGDKYLTPDRRYLTPFIDIVVIKLPRISNFTDFNIFTHEKDVRVRFVDKAKNIGKPDLLVIPGTKNTVGDLMFLGKTDISKEIINLSKQEIMIIGICGGYQMLGRRINDPHHVESSRDSIPGLGLLDTVTTFAREKQTYQVKACMLGHENLFRVDDEITGYEIHMGKTAYNGHNSVIPFARITERAGKMVNILDGCISADGNVVGTYIHGIFDNDCFRRKLIDYLKVKKGFKPSNGCNSDFKAIKERKYNELANIVRGNMDMNMVYNILKLS; via the coding sequence ATGACAAATAAATCCATCATGATACAGGGTACGGGTTCGCATGTGGGCAAGAGTATTCTTGTATGTGCCCTGTGCCGTATTTTGAAACAAGACGGTTACCGTGTCGCACCGTTTAAAGCCCAGAATATGGCTTTAAATTCATTTGTGACAAAAGACGGAAAGGAAATGGGAAGGGCGCAGGTGGCGCAAGCAGAGGCAGCGGGAATTGAGCCTACGATAGAAATGAACCCCATACTTCTCAAACCTACAGGCGACTGTGGGTCGCAGGTCGTTATCATGGGTAAACCGATAGGAAACATGACGGCCAGGGAGTACTACCAGAAAAAGAGTGAATTCGTTTCAATCATAAAAGAAGCTTACCATAAATTAAAAAATCAATTCGATATTATTGTTATTGAAGGAGCAGGTAGTCCTGCTGAGATAAACCTGAAAGATGGTGATATCGTCAACATGGGTATGGCAGAAATGGCATCTGCTCCTGTGTTGCTAGTAACAGACATTGATCGTGGAGGCGCCTTTGCATGGCTTGTCGGGACGTTAGAATTGTTAACGGCAGATGAGAGAGACAGGATAAAAGGCGTTGTGTTTAATAAATTCCGGGGAGATAAAGGTATATTACAGTCAGGATTGGATATGCTGGAAAACCGTATCAAAAAACCTGTTCTCGGTGTTATTCCTTACATCCACAATATCAGCATCGATGACGAAGATTCCGTTTCGCTTGAGTATTTGGGTGATAATGACAGGAACAGAGTCAATAACGATTTAACAGAACAGCCTTGCCTTAACCAGGTACAAAATAGGGATCAGGGATCAGGGGTCTGGGGTCAGAATACAGGAGACAAGTACCTGACCCCTGACCGCCGATACCTGACCCCTTTTATAGATATTGTTGTAATCAAACTACCCCGTATATCAAACTTTACAGATTTCAATATCTTTACTCATGAAAAAGATGTGAGGGTGAGATTTGTGGATAAGGCCAAAAACATTGGCAAACCAGACTTGCTTGTTATTCCTGGTACAAAAAATACCGTAGGGGATTTAATGTTTTTGGGAAAAACGGATATTTCGAAAGAAATTATAAATTTGTCAAAACAGGAGATAATGATCATAGGTATTTGCGGTGGATACCAGATGCTGGGAAGGCGGATTAACGACCCTCACCATGTGGAATCATCAAGGGATAGCATTCCGGGTTTAGGTTTACTGGACACAGTCACTACCTTTGCCAGAGAAAAACAAACCTATCAGGTAAAAGCATGCATGCTTGGACATGAAAATTTGTTTCGCGTAGATGATGAGATAACGGGATATGAGATTCATATGGGAAAGACAGCGTATAACGGTCATAATTCTGTCATACCATTTGCAAGAATTACAGAACGGGCAGGGAAAATGGTGAATATACTGGATGGATGTATTTCAGCCGATGGCAATGTGGTGGGCACTTACATCCACGGCATCTTCGACAATGATTGCTTTCGCAGAAAGCTCATCGATTACCTGAAGGTAAAAAAGGGATTTAAACCATCAAATGGATGCAACTCGGATTTTAAAGCTATAAAGGAACGCAAATACAATGAATTGGCTAATATTGTGCGCGGGAACATGGACATGAACATGGTCTACAATATACTGAAATTATCCTGA
- a CDS encoding threonine-phosphate decarboxylase translates to MFKDHGGNIKHTIRQLPCSVNKQSGSNGILDFSASINPLGYPENVRNIIWKNFDDILHYPDIDCSSLRKYITQKIRHSEDEIIVGNGSTELFYLIPRALKPAKGIIFQPTFSEFAEALKCSHAEVFHTMLKMEEDFCFTYREDHFDNKKAEMVFLCNPNNPTGQLVEKSVIVNMARQHPDITFVVDEAFMDFVDTPERYSVINNAGTVRNLIVVRSLTKFYGFPGLRIGYLVANLDLVKKMTEYKEPWSVNTLAQYAARAAIEDEEFISRSREFMLQERLYLFKELSDIHGLLPYKPTVNYIFIKINRDDMTSPLLREQLLEYGIAIRDCSNFIGLNNKYFRVAVRTRDENMRLIAALKSIIDLRTNTF, encoded by the coding sequence ATGTTTAAAGATCACGGCGGAAATATAAAGCATACTATTCGTCAATTGCCTTGCAGTGTTAACAAACAGAGTGGAAGCAATGGGATACTCGACTTTAGTGCAAGCATTAATCCTCTGGGATACCCAGAAAACGTCCGAAACATCATCTGGAAGAATTTCGACGATATTTTGCATTATCCTGACATTGATTGTTCCAGCCTGAGGAAATATATTACCCAAAAAATCAGGCATTCAGAAGACGAAATCATTGTAGGAAATGGCTCAACAGAGTTGTTTTATTTAATCCCCCGCGCACTAAAACCAGCAAAAGGGATTATTTTTCAGCCTACCTTTAGCGAATTTGCTGAAGCATTGAAATGCAGCCACGCGGAGGTATTTCATACTATGCTGAAGATGGAAGAAGATTTTTGTTTTACCTATCGAGAAGACCATTTTGATAACAAAAAAGCAGAGATGGTTTTTCTGTGTAACCCCAACAACCCTACAGGGCAACTGGTAGAAAAGTCTGTCATAGTAAATATGGCAAGGCAACATCCTGATATAACGTTCGTTGTGGATGAAGCATTCATGGATTTTGTTGATACACCAGAAAGATACAGTGTTATCAATAATGCTGGTACAGTGCGTAATTTAATTGTAGTCAGGTCACTTACAAAATTTTATGGTTTCCCCGGCTTGAGGATAGGATATCTTGTTGCCAATCTGGATTTAGTAAAAAAAATGACGGAATACAAGGAACCGTGGTCCGTGAATACTTTAGCCCAATATGCTGCAAGGGCTGCTATAGAAGACGAAGAATTTATTTCAAGAAGCAGAGAATTTATGCTACAGGAGCGATTGTATTTATTCAAAGAATTATCCGATATTCATGGGCTTTTGCCCTACAAACCAACGGTCAATTATATCTTTATCAAAATAAATAGAGACGATATGACTTCTCCTTTGCTACGTGAACAACTATTGGAGTATGGTATCGCCATTCGCGATTGTTCAAATTTTATAGGGCTTAATAATAAGTATTTTCGAGTAGCGGTAAGGACAAGGGACGAGAATATGCGGCTTATTGCTGCATTAAAAAGCATAATTGATCTGCGCACTAACACATTTTAA